In Setaria viridis chromosome 5, Setaria_viridis_v4.0, whole genome shotgun sequence, the genomic stretch gtagGTGGGTAAGGTTTTGGGGTTGTtgttttgggtgttgttggGCTCTGCGTTAGGTATTTGGTTGGGTAGGTTTGGTGGGGGTAGTGCTATTTCGTGTAAAGGCTAGAAAGGTGTGAAGCTTGCAGTTTGCGAGGCTTGCTAACTTTAGGGTTGAAATTGTGGCGAATGTTGCCACATCATGGCAGGTTTAAAGTTTGTGAGGTTAGTATTTGGGTTTGTATGTGGATAAGCTTGGAAGTATGGTTGTTGTGGCCAGAAAGAGGTATGGTGGATAGTTTTGGGTGCTGCGGCAACTCTTTTTTCTTCAGCTATTCTTTCGAAggtcttttttgtttctgggCAAAAGTCGGTTGTATGATCTAGTTGGTTTCCATGAAAAGTGCAATAAAATATTCGAGGTTGATTGTTTTGGTTGTGCGGCCTGGGAGGTCCTCTACCtcggcctcttcctcttccggcGTGACCGCCTCTCTGGCCATTGCTATAATTTGCTTGCTATTGTTGCTGAGGTTGTCTACTATTATCTTGGTTTTGTTGTTGCGAGGATTGAGCACCCTCGATTGGTAGGACATGTTGAGCTAGATTGGTAGGACATGTTGAGCTAGGCATGATTGTTGATGTTGAGCAAAATTGTAACTTGAAGCTTGCCAATTTTGGTCTTTTTGAGATTGCCTTTGGCGATTTCTTTCCATCACTCTTTTTCTATGATCCTCATCCGACCTGCAATACTTTTCCAACTCGGCGAACAAAGCTTCCatggcttttggcttttctcTTGTTAGGTGCGAAGCTGTTGGGCCTGGGGCTAGCCCTCTGATGCAATCTGCTATGGTTACACTCTCATCCACATCTGGAGTTTGCGATTTTAGCTGCACAAATCTTCTAATTGGCCAGGGGCTCTTTGTCTTTCTGGATGCAATGAAACAAGTCACTTGGGTTTGATGTTGCTCGATGGAACCTTGCAAGTTTTGTATTAGCTTGGTTTTGAGGTCTATCCAACTGTAAATTGACTACGGTGGAAGTAGCGAGTACCAGTTTAGTGCTACTCCTTCGCAGGCTATAATTAGAGACTTGGCTAAAACCATATCATCTCCTCTAGCAGATGCTACTGTAGCTTCGTAGCTCATGAGGAACTGGTGAGTGTCATTTTGCCCATCGAATTTTGGCAGTGTGACCACATTGTAGGTTGTGGGCCATGGAGCCGTTTGCAAGCCCAAAGACAATGGAGAGTTTCTAACAACTATTACGTAAGCatttgtcattgttggggcgtTGTGCCTAACGAGGTTGGGATTTGCATGCGTGATAGGTGTGTCGTTCATGACATGCTGCTGTCTCGAAAGCAGTGGTTGTGGTGGCGTGGTTTGCAGGTATTGCAGCTCATCCAACTCCTCTTGCAATTCCGCTAGCTGTTTTTTTTGCTTTATTTAATTTCGCTATTTTGTTGACCGCTAGCCATTGTGCTTCCAATTCTTGGGCAAATCTTTCATGTTCTTTTTTAGTGCTTCGAGCTGCTTTAAATCGAGGCCAATTCTTTTTTTGCCTCCCCGAGTAGATCGTTTCTTGTGCTTGTTTCTGTTTTGTGTTTGTTTTGAAGTCTCCGAGTCAGCACTTTTCTTCTCCCTCCTTGTTCCTAAACTAGCCTCAATTCTTTTCAATTTCTCCAGAGTGTCTGTATTGTCTTGATCAATATGAACGagccctctctcttgctctctttcACCCTCGGTGCTTTCCTACGGtgcagtcttcttcttctttggtgaTGGCATCGCGGGTTGTTTTGTAGCTGAGAACACGGTGGGCACCctgttggtctcaaaggaaCTCAACACCAACAGATGTATGAATGGAAAGAGATAACACTTGTAAGTTCTAAAAAACAATAAGTCTCTAtttacaacggggtagggctcccctgaCCCGTGAGCCACTTTACATTCCGGAAATGTCCCTTCTCAACTACTAAATTCCTAGAATATGTCGTACATAAAATCATTGGGGTAaagtgtacaaattgaattcctcTATGCAGTCACGCTTCTCATGCCTTCATCTTCTTAACCTCGGGATTTCACCTTTGTGCTAGATCCAGCTTCCAGCCTTGCATCATCACCCTCGCGCTAGGTAAAACCTCCAACCTCGTGGTGCTTGGTCCGTTCGTGGTGCTTGGTCCGTTCGTGGTGCTTCAAGAGCTTGTAACCTCACGACATCTTCACTTAGGTTCCATCCCTGAGTAAAGAGAAGAAAAGGTGATAGTTTGGTGCTCTTTGAACGCTCGAGGGTTACATCCCTGAGTGAAGAGAAGAAAAGGTGATAGTTTGGTGCTCTTTGAACGCTCGAGGGTTAGCTCGATTGGAGTTCGATCATCAGCCAATAGTTGTCAGCTTCGAATCCCAAAGTAACGAGGAATATGGGAGGATCCGAGTTTTATTACAGAATAGCCTCCATAAGAAGTTGTGAGGTTAATCAAGTTTTGTTCCTTGATCCAGAAGTTGCGAGGTTCGAGAGTTTCTAACTGAAGTTGCGAGGTTCGAGGGTTTCTAACTACTAACGGCGCTCGAGGTTGCTTAGTTTTTGGGTGATACCAACAAACAGGAACAAGAGCTCAGTCAAATCCAACATGGCAACACGAGAACAATCACCCGAGAAAAATTCAACAAACAGCGTATCAGGCAAGACGACCTGATAATAACCTTTTCCCAACGTGGCTCAGTCAAATTCAACACGCAGTATAACTGAAGAAAATCAACAGATATCATACTGGAACAGACGAACTGCATAAAAACAGATTGCAAAAACAAAAGCTTTAGATCTCCAAAAATTAAGTAACCTCATTTGTAACTGGAAGTTGGAACTCCAATTACAGAGCGCAATGTCAGCCCTTCACACCCATGTCAGCAAGCCTCTATGCATGTCATGCCACCTAAAAAAGGGTATACAACAACTGGAAATAGGAGCTTTGCAGTGCCGTCTTTCACAGCAATAAAACGCTCCACACCATTTAAATGCTCCCTCCTCAGATAACCACACAGGTCAGAAGAGAGCACAAGTCAACAGCAGAATGTACAGATTGCAGCAGTACCAATCCCACCTATTGGTCAGCTAATCTACATTTCATGCTACCGCAAAAAGCATGGCGGATGATACAGCCTACTGTGAGAATACAGTTGACTTGCAAACAGGGCACGAGATCCTCATCCCGAGCCACCTGTCGATGCACTGCAGAAGACAAGATGGATCCAGTAAAGATGTTAACCAGAACATTAGGACAGGAAACGGTTCTAATCAATTCTGAGTGTTCGCCTGTACCTCTTTGTGAAACTTGTGCATGCATGGCAGATGCCGGAGGCAGTCACCAGCAGCAGGACAGTCCAAGCATATAGGACAGGGTTCATCGGAGCAACTATCACCCtgacaaaaggaaaagaatggaGTCAAATAGGGCTGCAAAACAAGGGAAAAGGAATGCGGATCATCATGAGTAAGACTGAATCCGAACCTCAACTAGTGACAGTGGCAGGCTGTTTATTTGATCATCAGAAGCACCTCTGTGATAGTTGCTGGAATCAAGTGCTATGAGGTTCTCATAGTCATCACTAACAAACAGTATACAAAACTAATCAATCAGAATGGACATGCAACAACCCATGCAAGGAAGAAACACATCAAGAGGGTCTCAATTCATACTGCAGGATCCATGGGACAAGCAATTTAAGCAACCTACAAGCTATTGCACTCCCCACATGAGCTGATTGGAGTATTAGCACTTTAGTAATATGAAACTTTGCAGAATGTGTTACCAGATAAACAACATTCGATACAATACAAATCAACCAAACATGATAGCAAAGCATGGAATTCTGAAAATAAGAGAATGTATGGTTGCAGAAATTTCCACCAAACAACAATGTTTGAAAAGAAAATGCCACAGAACAGAAAATACTTACTCATCAGAATCTGGAGAAAATGTATCCCCACAGTTATCAAATGCTTCAGCAAGTGAGTCCAGTACAGCCATTCTCTACATGTtaccaaacaaaaaacacaGCATGCTTACTATGACTTTAATATTGAAATTGTATTAGAGCAGTATCCTTCTTTAGATCTAGTGAGGGATGTGAAAGGAGACTTTTGCTTTGGTACTATCCCTCCATATCAAAATTAACCTATTGACATATTGAGTGGCACTTTATATACTTTTACTGTAACTATCACCACAAGCCAAGCGTTGTGGGTATTTAGGTGTATACAAGCTGCTTGTAGTACACACTCTGTATTCGTAAAGCAGACGAGAAAACTAGGTAAATGCTCTCAAAATTCCGAAGTAGAATGATTTTCTAGAATATAAAGTATGTTCTAACCGTTTCTAGATCCATGTCTTCTCTGAAGCATCCCCTGGTCAACTGAGAGATAAGCATCTGAGAATGAGAAAATGTCAGGGCACAGGACAGAGGTAGAGGTTCAAGAAATTAGTTTATAAGCATCTCACATCGCGTTGTGCCGCTTGCGGGCAGTTAGTGTTTCTTGGCAAACTTCTTCTGCTTGACACTGGAATTGGAGTACGATTGGGTGCCCAAGAAGCAGAACTTTGAACAGGTGAGTGCCGGCCAAATGAATACAAGTGTGCCATTGATCTGTCCCTCTGGCTCTGGGGAGAACAAGAGTAcacttttttagaaaaaaaaaaaggatgctaCTGAAAGCCAGATAAATAGTAACTGAGAAATGGAATGCCATAGTAAAAAGGAGAGAACATGGACATAGGTCAAGGAGAGGATTCATATAAATGAGAATAGGAATAGACATGAAATGTCACATAGCCAATACATGGTAATACATAGGTACAAATTTAAAATGTAAGTCAAGAATGGAGCAATaagagatactccctccgtctcaaattactatttgttttaacttttttctatatacatagcttttgatatgtacctagatatatactatgtctagatacatagcaaaagttatgtatcttgaaaagctaaaacgaattgtaatttgggacggagggagtacttgttaAGCTATAATAGTATATTACTTCTACTGAGACTTGGTTTCTATTTAATGGACCCACCAAGTGCTGAATTTTATACGGTTACAGTTACAGGAATACAGGCAAACATCATGATATGCATCCTCTTGCAGTTCCAATACTTGATAGGATGCAATCGACAAACTTGACTAAGTTGTTCCATAACTTTCGAACAGAACTATCAGGATCAACATATCAGTTCATAATTAAAGCAATTGGTTATGCATAAACATGTCTACATGACTTTCACAATCCAGAAAACAACACCTTGTACTGTACTATGCATCAAGCCATGCAACAACTTACAGAACTAGACTGCCCTTCTCTTGCAGCAAATCTGGCATGCTCAGCATCTTGCTCATGTAATGTCCAGGCTATTGTCATATCAACCTGCAAGAGTGCAAGATGTCAGAAATAAGTGAGCTATTTGTGGTATAGACAGAAAATCATCAGAAGCAGACACACGAACAGAAAAATCAACTAAGAAACATAAATTAGTTGAAAAGACACCAAAACACGGAAATATTAAGATTTGAGTAGTCCAGTATAACAACCGATTCAGAATGCTGAGAGCCTGGCTGTTCCTGATTGAGCTGCTCCTGAAGCTTGCGGGCAAACACCTCATCATCCTCAATTTGCCTGGTTCTCAACTGATGCTCATCAGGAAGAGGAAAGTTCAGCCCTTTGATCCTCGAAAGCCATGTTGAGCTACTATCTTCCATAATAAAATCATCACATGCAGAAACTTCACGATTAGCTAGAGAGCCTTCAGTGAACATCCCAACCCCATTTTCTCTCTTGCCAGCA encodes the following:
- the LOC117859265 gene encoding uncharacterized protein isoform X1; translation: MRIRDLYFPSLGMEVQVVDLSSDSEDEVSAHSPQHKRPARQAWTGADREGGGGGVDSLSRQEGAARSLRQPSDVAKKGKEKVGDGESAWAAGPPKLRGESLRDVRGVVGAGTDPWSELVSKRKAGDDGDVGAGCWGGWGDWGDQLRNSVTLLPQGSESKEYHNGSAAAGDRWKGILGARPADPSNTLGYPWDAGKRENGVGMFTEGSLANREVSACDDFIMEDSSSTWLSRIKGLNFPLPDEHQLRTRQIEDDEVFARKLQEQLNQEQPGSQHSESVDMTIAWTLHEQDAEHARFAAREGQSSSSQRDRSMAHLYSFGRHSPVQSSASWAPNRTPIPVSSRRSLPRNTNCPQAAQRDMLISQLTRGCFREDMDLETRMAVLDSLAEAFDNCGDTFSPDSDDNYHRGASDDQINSLPLSLVEGDSCSDEPCPICLDCPAAGDCLRHLPCMHKFHKECIDRWLGMRISCPVCKSTVFSQ
- the LOC117859265 gene encoding uncharacterized protein isoform X2 → MRIRDLYFPSLGMEVQVVDLSSDSEDEVSAHSPQHKRPARQAWTGADREGGGGGVDSLSRQEGAARSLRQPSDVAKKGKEKVGDGESAWAAGPPKLRGESLRDVRGVVGAGTDPWSELVSKRKAGDDGDVGAGCWGGWGDWGDQLRNSVTLLPQGSESKEYHNGSAAAGDRWKGILGARPADPSNTLGYPWDAGKRENGVGMFTEGSLANREVSACDDFIMEDSSSTWLSRIKGLNFPLPDEHQLRTRQIEDDEVFARKLQEQLNQEQPGSQHSESVDMTIAWTLHEQDAEHARFAAREGQSSSSQRDRSMAHLYSFGRHSPVQSSASWAPNRTPIPVSSRRSLPRNTNCPQAAQRDMLISQLTRGCFREDMDLETRMAVLDSLAEAFDNCGDTFSPDSDDDDYENLIALDSSNYHRGASDDQINSLPLSLVEGDSCSDEPCPICLDCPAAGDCLRHLPCMHKFHKECIDRWLGMRISCPVCKSTVFSQ